In Triticum urartu cultivar G1812 chromosome 6, Tu2.1, whole genome shotgun sequence, the following proteins share a genomic window:
- the LOC125512477 gene encoding protein N-lysine methyltransferase METTL21D-like — translation MDPVEEAPEVVMGAYGGPARRVESGASETMLLWGLGQPASHRPNAFARQGLPAFPIDACGRRISLHQQPSSFRGASGVTGAVVWDSAVVLAKFLEHAADGGLLPVRGARAVDLGAGCGLVSVVAALLGARVVATDLPDRVRLLHKNLEENVGGSARVAELVWGDEYELDPELLLWLDPEAEPPELVLGSDVVYSEEAVGDLLATLTRLAGPRTTVLLAGELRNDVVVECFLEAAMAEFEIGCIEQEQWHPDFRTNRVAIFILLKKKTPPPLPVESP, via the exons ATGGATCCGGTGGAGGAGGCACCGGAGGTGGTGATGGGCGCGTACGGGGGCCCGGCGCGCCGCGTCGAGAGCGGGGCGTCGGAGACGATGCTGCTCTGGGGCCTGGGCCAGCCGGCGTCGCACCGGCCCAACGCCTTCGCGCGGCAGGGCTTGCCGGCCTTCCCCATCGACGCGTGCGGCCGCCGCATCTCCCTCCACCAGCAGCCGTCCTCCTTCCGGGGGGCTTCCGGGGTCACGGGCGCCGTCGTCTGGGACAGCGCCGTCGTGCTCGCCAAGTTCCTCGAGCACGCGGCCGACGGCGGCCTGCTGCCGGTGCGCGGGGCGCGCGCCGTGGACCTCGGCGCCGGGTGCGGGCTCGTGTCCGTCGTCGCGGCGCTGCTCGGAGCTCGCGTGGTGGCCACCGACCTGCCCGACCGCGTCCGGCTGCTCCACAAGAACCTCGAGGAGAACGTCGGGGGTTCGGCGAGGGTGGCGGAGCTGGTGTGGGGCGACGAGTACGAGCTGGACCCGGAGCTGCTGCTCTGGCTGGACCCGGAGGCAGAGCCGCCGGAGCTGGTGCTGGGGTCCGACGTGGTGTACAGCGAGGAGGCCGTCGGCGACCTGCTGGCCACGCTCACCCGGCTCGCCGGGCCACGCACCACCGTGCTGCTCGCCGGAGAGCTCCGCAACG ACGTGGTGGTGGAGTGCTTCCTGGAGGCGGCCATGGCGGAGTTTGAGATCGGGTGCATCGAGCAGGAGCAGTGGCACCCCGACTTCCGCACCAACCGcgtcgccatcttcatcctccTCAAGAAGAAGACACCGCCGCCGCTCCCCGTCGAATCGCCATAG